The Flavobacterium piscisymbiosum genome includes a region encoding these proteins:
- a CDS encoding Nif3-like dinuclear metal center hexameric protein: MKIKEILAVLEEMAPLAYAEDFDNVGLLVGDAETDSTGVLVCHDALENVIDEAIAKSCNLVVCFHPILFSGIKKITGKNYVERAILKAIKNDIAIYAVHTALDNHSAGVNKIFCDALGLTNTKVLIPKQNFIKKLVTYTTPDNADKVRNAMFEAGAGTIGNYDNCSFNTEGFFTFKGNEDSNPVIGEKGKLHTGTEIKIEVVFEKHLQSKILKALFANHIYEEVAYEVYDLQNAHQNIGLGMIGEFETEMDEKDFLFFVKKKMIADGIRHSAFTGKKIRKVAVLGGSGSFAIKNAIMAGADAFLTADLKYHQFYEAENRLLLADIGHFESERYTKNYIVDYLRKKILNFAIILSEENTNPVKYL, from the coding sequence ATGAAAATCAAAGAAATATTAGCAGTTCTCGAAGAAATGGCACCTTTGGCTTACGCCGAAGATTTTGACAATGTTGGCCTTTTAGTTGGCGATGCTGAAACTGATAGCACCGGAGTTTTAGTTTGTCATGATGCTTTAGAGAATGTCATCGATGAAGCTATTGCAAAAAGCTGCAATCTTGTAGTTTGCTTTCATCCGATTTTATTCTCCGGAATTAAAAAAATTACAGGTAAAAATTATGTAGAGCGCGCGATCCTGAAAGCGATCAAAAATGATATTGCTATTTATGCAGTTCACACAGCTTTAGATAATCATTCGGCGGGAGTTAATAAAATATTTTGTGATGCTTTAGGGTTAACGAATACTAAGGTCTTAATTCCTAAACAAAATTTCATCAAAAAACTAGTTACTTATACGACTCCTGACAATGCTGATAAAGTTCGAAATGCTATGTTTGAAGCTGGCGCCGGAACTATTGGCAATTATGACAATTGCAGTTTTAATACCGAAGGCTTTTTTACTTTTAAAGGAAATGAAGACAGCAATCCCGTGATTGGAGAAAAAGGAAAATTACATACCGGAACCGAAATAAAAATTGAAGTTGTTTTTGAAAAACATTTACAATCTAAAATCCTCAAAGCACTTTTCGCGAATCATATTTACGAAGAAGTCGCTTATGAAGTTTATGATTTACAAAACGCGCATCAGAATATTGGTTTAGGAATGATTGGAGAATTTGAAACAGAAATGGATGAAAAAGATTTTCTGTTTTTTGTAAAAAAGAAGATGATTGCCGACGGAATTCGCCATTCGGCTTTTACGGGAAAAAAAATCAGGAAAGTTGCCGTTTTGGGAGGCTCAGGAAGTTTTGCCATAAAAAATGCAATTATGGCCGGAGCCGATGCATTTTTGACTGCCGATTTAAAATACCATCAGTTTTATGAAGCCGAAAATCGACTACTTTTAGCCGATATTGGTCATTTTGAGAGCGAACGCTATACAAAAAACTATATTGTTGATTATCTTCGAAAAAAAATCCTTAATTTTGCCATCATTTTATCAGAAGAAAATACAAATCCAGTTAAGTACTTATAG
- a CDS encoding antibiotic biosynthesis monooxygenase family protein encodes MIAVIFEVIPNKGKKEEYLDIAASLRPELDHIEGFISIERFQSFSNPDKVLSLSFWKDEESIQQWRNLEMHRHAQAKGRNEVFKDYHLRIAAVVRDYGMFERKETPEDSSSYHQ; translated from the coding sequence ATGATAGCAGTAATTTTTGAAGTAATTCCTAATAAAGGGAAAAAAGAAGAATATCTGGATATCGCTGCAAGCCTGCGACCTGAATTAGATCATATCGAAGGATTTATATCGATAGAACGTTTTCAGAGTTTTAGCAATCCCGATAAAGTTTTGTCATTATCTTTCTGGAAAGATGAAGAAAGTATCCAGCAATGGCGAAATCTCGAAATGCATCGCCACGCTCAGGCTAAAGGCAGAAATGAAGTTTTTAAAGACTATCATTTAAGAATTGCTGCTGTTGTTCGCGATTACGGAATGTTTGAACGAAAAGAAACTCCGGAAGATAGTTCTTCTTATCATCAATAA
- a CDS encoding zinc ribbon domain-containing protein: MANTKELSVEDKLRAIYDLQLIDSRIDEIRNVRGELPLEVEDLEDEVAGLSTRSEKLKSELEVIEDLIKAKKNAIDEHKEVIKKYTKQQESVRNNREFNSLTKEVEFQELEIQLAEKQIKEMKASIEHKKEVTSNLKEKLDAKSSHLKHKKSELDAIMAETQKEEIFLSEKSAEFSAQIEERLLAAYTRIRTSVRNGLAVVSIERGASAGSFFTIPPQTQVEIASRKKIITDEHSGRILVDSALAEEEKEKMEQLFSKF, translated from the coding sequence ATGGCGAATACGAAAGAATTAAGTGTTGAGGACAAGTTAAGAGCAATATACGATTTACAGCTTATTGACTCTAGAATTGACGAAATCAGAAACGTGAGAGGAGAACTTCCTTTAGAAGTGGAAGATCTAGAAGATGAAGTTGCAGGTTTAAGCACGCGTTCAGAGAAACTGAAAAGTGAACTTGAGGTTATTGAAGATCTTATCAAAGCAAAGAAAAATGCTATTGATGAGCACAAAGAGGTTATCAAAAAATACACAAAACAACAAGAATCAGTTCGTAATAACAGAGAATTTAATTCTTTGACTAAAGAGGTTGAATTTCAGGAATTAGAAATTCAATTGGCTGAAAAGCAAATCAAAGAAATGAAAGCTTCTATCGAACATAAGAAAGAAGTTACTTCGAACTTAAAAGAAAAACTTGACGCTAAAAGTTCTCACTTAAAACATAAAAAATCTGAACTAGATGCTATTATGGCTGAAACTCAAAAAGAAGAAATCTTCTTATCTGAGAAATCAGCTGAGTTCTCTGCTCAGATCGAAGAAAGATTATTGGCTGCTTATACTAGAATCAGAACTAGTGTTCGTAACGGATTAGCGGTTGTATCTATCGAAAGAGGAGCTTCTGCAGGATCATTCTTTACAATTCCGCCTCAAACACAGGTAGAAATTGCTTCTAGAAAGAAAATCATTACTGATGAGCACTCTGGAAGAATTTTAGTTGACAGCGCACTAGCTGAAGAAGAAAAAGAAAAAATGGAACAATTGTTCTCTAAATTCTAA
- a CDS encoding tetratricopeptide repeat-containing hybrid sensor histidine kinase/response regulator, whose protein sequence is MKYHFLILFCILNSFLYSQTKKNTDSVFYYNKLVNANLNKKKYNEAVFYTKKSIGFCEANHQSEGLANQTFKLGKIYYNQKKYDEALKNFHKSISLFDNIKPTCTKVLALHYIGVTNTAQGNYKIADTYYKKADDLLNQLKIIDHAEVLSYQKAMALKANKNLALAAKSFFEITKKPDNSSNLKTKIDSYYQLGLIETQLKRNDSAIIYLDNALEYNAKTNNIAQKSKIVLAISQYYKQNKNFDLAYSYLDEHYQLENYILKLKNAKLDLNEFEKFKKNQSLNNTIKRESEEKIQLKTYRYSKLVSILAIALISILSLLSLALYKNNIIRNQNNLLLREKNKELILAKNKAEKASKARSEFLSTVSHELRTPLNAINGITHLLLEDNPKKTQLKYLESLKFSGNYLTTFINEILEINKIDSTKVEIENISFNLKELLFNIQSSLKELATANKNYFNLEIDESIPDTLIGDPTKISQIILNLINNALKFTQNGNVNVIAKLYTKEDDNATVYFEIVDTGIGIPEDKLQTVFESFSQGSIEVNRKYGGTGLGLTIVKKLIELLGGEIKLKSEVGKGSTFTFKLNFKINKEPLEVIEEAKPYNDKQLKNKSILLIEDNKINQMITRKMLENKAISCEIIDNGEDAVELLKVKRFDMILMDVHLPGINGTTATKLIREFDKTTPIIALTAISLDENRDMLLSFGMNDVITKPFVPDEFYSTIAKFFD, encoded by the coding sequence ATGAAATACCACTTTTTGATTCTTTTTTGTATTTTAAATTCATTTTTGTATTCTCAAACTAAAAAGAATACGGATAGTGTTTTCTATTATAATAAGTTAGTAAACGCCAATCTGAACAAAAAAAAATACAATGAGGCTGTTTTTTATACCAAAAAATCTATTGGTTTTTGTGAAGCAAACCATCAATCTGAAGGATTAGCCAATCAAACTTTCAAACTTGGCAAAATTTACTACAATCAAAAAAAATACGACGAAGCTTTAAAAAACTTTCATAAAAGTATTTCTTTATTTGACAATATAAAACCTACTTGCACCAAAGTTCTGGCGTTGCATTATATTGGCGTGACAAATACAGCGCAAGGCAATTACAAAATTGCTGATACGTATTACAAGAAAGCAGATGATCTTTTAAATCAGCTAAAAATTATTGATCACGCCGAGGTTTTAAGCTATCAAAAAGCAATGGCGCTAAAAGCAAACAAAAATTTAGCTTTGGCCGCAAAATCATTCTTCGAAATTACTAAGAAACCGGATAATTCTTCCAATTTAAAAACAAAAATCGACTCTTATTATCAACTTGGTTTAATAGAAACGCAACTTAAACGAAACGATTCGGCTATTATTTATCTGGATAATGCCTTAGAATACAATGCAAAAACCAATAATATTGCTCAAAAATCCAAAATTGTTTTAGCAATAAGTCAATATTATAAGCAAAATAAAAATTTTGACCTCGCCTATTCTTATTTAGACGAACATTATCAGTTAGAAAATTATATTCTAAAATTAAAAAACGCAAAGCTGGATCTTAATGAGTTCGAAAAATTCAAAAAGAATCAATCCTTAAACAATACTATTAAACGCGAAAGCGAAGAAAAAATTCAGTTAAAAACATATCGCTATTCAAAATTAGTCAGCATTTTGGCTATTGCCCTTATCTCGATCTTATCTCTTTTGAGCTTGGCATTGTACAAAAACAATATCATCAGAAATCAGAATAATTTACTTTTAAGAGAAAAAAACAAAGAACTTATTCTGGCTAAAAACAAAGCCGAAAAAGCATCAAAGGCAAGGTCTGAATTTTTATCTACGGTAAGTCATGAACTCCGCACACCATTAAACGCCATTAACGGAATTACGCATTTACTTTTGGAAGATAACCCAAAAAAGACACAATTAAAATATCTGGAGTCTCTTAAATTTTCAGGAAATTATCTCACAACATTTATCAATGAAATTCTGGAAATCAACAAAATAGACTCTACAAAAGTCGAAATAGAAAATATTAGTTTCAACTTAAAAGAATTATTATTTAATATTCAAAGCTCCTTAAAAGAATTAGCAACAGCCAATAAAAACTATTTCAACCTTGAAATAGACGAATCAATTCCGGATACTTTAATTGGAGATCCTACTAAAATTTCTCAGATTATTTTAAATTTAATCAACAATGCATTAAAATTTACGCAAAACGGAAATGTAAATGTAATTGCAAAATTATATACAAAAGAAGATGATAACGCAACTGTTTATTTTGAAATCGTAGATACCGGAATTGGTATTCCTGAAGATAAACTACAAACTGTTTTTGAAAGTTTTTCACAAGGATCAATAGAAGTCAATCGCAAATATGGCGGAACTGGCTTGGGACTTACAATCGTAAAAAAACTTATTGAGCTTTTAGGTGGAGAAATAAAACTAAAAAGTGAAGTTGGTAAAGGTTCTACTTTTACCTTCAAATTGAATTTTAAGATCAATAAAGAACCTCTGGAAGTGATAGAAGAAGCAAAACCGTATAACGACAAGCAATTAAAAAACAAATCGATTTTATTGATTGAAGACAACAAAATCAATCAAATGATTACTCGAAAAATGCTTGAGAACAAAGCCATTAGTTGCGAAATAATCGACAATGGCGAAGATGCCGTCGAGCTTTTAAAAGTAAAACGTTTTGACATGATTTTAATGGATGTTCATTTACCGGGAATCAACGGTACAACCGCCACAAAACTAATTAGAGAATTTGATAAAACGACCCCAATTATAGCTCTAACAGCAATTTCGCTTGACGAAAACAGGGATATGCTTTTATCTTTTGGGATGAACGATGTGATCACAAAACCATTTGTACCGGATGAGTTTTACAGTACAATTGCTAAATTTTTTGATTAA
- a CDS encoding alpha/beta fold hydrolase — MGIKKGIRFITLKSVGSYINFLSYVRPQKAVELSYALFSQPRIGRLQKEDLPKILKNTETETFHHNEHHFQTYIWKGNETKILLVHGWESNAARWKKTLPHLQKSGSTIIAIDAPAHGQSSGKEFNIPLYAEFINKAVEKYQPTIIIGHSIGGAACVYHQYLFPNTSINKMVILGAPSDLKTLIDNYIAMLSLNTKMFSLLETKFINRFNFKIGDFSAQKFASQFNVSGFIAHDTSDKIVAFEEGKKIASNWKNSQFIETKGLGHGMHDDELYEKVVAFLFAS; from the coding sequence TTGGGAATTAAAAAAGGAATCCGTTTCATTACATTAAAATCGGTTGGGTCGTATATTAATTTTCTAAGTTATGTTCGTCCGCAAAAAGCTGTTGAACTTTCTTATGCTCTTTTTAGTCAGCCCAGAATTGGAAGATTGCAAAAAGAAGATTTACCCAAAATATTAAAAAATACAGAAACTGAAACGTTTCATCATAACGAACATCATTTTCAGACTTATATCTGGAAAGGAAACGAAACCAAAATTCTGCTTGTTCACGGTTGGGAAAGCAATGCCGCACGCTGGAAAAAAACCTTACCACATCTTCAAAAATCAGGAAGTACCATTATTGCAATTGATGCTCCGGCTCACGGACAAAGCAGTGGCAAAGAATTTAACATTCCGCTTTATGCCGAATTCATCAACAAAGCGGTAGAAAAGTATCAACCCACAATTATTATTGGTCATTCGATTGGTGGCGCAGCTTGCGTTTATCATCAATATTTATTTCCTAACACGAGTATTAATAAAATGGTGATTCTTGGAGCGCCATCAGATTTAAAAACTTTGATCGACAATTATATTGCCATGTTGAGCCTGAATACAAAAATGTTTTCGCTTCTTGAAACTAAATTCATCAATCGTTTCAACTTTAAAATTGGGGATTTCTCCGCACAAAAATTCGCATCACAATTTAATGTTTCGGGTTTCATTGCGCACGACACTTCAGATAAAATTGTCGCTTTTGAAGAAGGAAAAAAAATTGCGAGTAACTGGAAGAATAGCCAGTTTATAGAAACCAAAGGTTTAGGTCACGGAATGCATGATGATGAATTGTATGAGAAAGTGGTTGCCTTTTTGTTTGCTTCTTAA
- the lpxK gene encoding tetraacyldisaccharide 4'-kinase, with product MKLLRKILFPFAILYGFITSLRNFLFDKGILKSTSFDIPVIAVGNLSVGGTGKTPQIEYLIRLLSDRYKVATLSRGYKRKSEGFVLASSGSNAEILGDEPFQFYQKFPNVQVAVDADRTNGIIQLLSQNEKPQVVLLDDAYQHRKVKAGFYILLSSYGDLYADDFMLPTGNLRESRSGANRANIVIVTKCPKDLSDAAQAEIRLKLKLTCSQQIYFTFIDYDDSIYGENDKIAIKEVKSESKLLLAGIAKPTPFFDYLKNEKDECLTYPDHHNFSDSDLDLIQNKAGNKRIITTEKDYVRLKDSKLAPQLYYLPIKSTFINHQQNFDASILEYVKLNLES from the coding sequence ATGAAATTACTTCGAAAAATACTTTTTCCTTTCGCTATTTTATACGGATTCATTACGAGTTTGCGGAATTTTCTTTTTGATAAAGGAATTCTAAAATCAACATCTTTTGATATTCCGGTTATTGCTGTTGGAAATTTAAGCGTTGGAGGAACCGGGAAAACGCCTCAAATAGAATATTTAATCAGGTTATTATCTGATCGATATAAAGTGGCTACTTTAAGCCGTGGTTATAAACGTAAATCGGAAGGGTTTGTTTTGGCCAGTTCAGGTTCTAATGCAGAGATTTTAGGTGATGAACCTTTTCAGTTTTATCAAAAATTCCCCAATGTTCAGGTGGCGGTTGATGCCGATAGAACAAACGGAATTATACAGTTGCTTTCGCAGAATGAAAAACCTCAGGTGGTTTTATTAGATGATGCTTATCAGCACCGAAAAGTAAAAGCGGGTTTTTATATTTTATTGAGTTCGTACGGTGATTTGTATGCGGATGATTTTATGTTGCCAACCGGAAATCTTCGCGAAAGCAGAAGTGGAGCCAATAGGGCCAATATTGTAATTGTCACTAAATGCCCGAAAGATTTATCAGATGCAGCACAAGCAGAAATTCGTTTGAAATTGAAACTGACTTGTTCGCAGCAAATCTATTTTACTTTTATAGATTATGATGATTCTATTTACGGTGAAAATGATAAAATAGCAATAAAAGAAGTTAAATCAGAATCGAAATTACTTTTGGCCGGAATTGCAAAACCAACTCCGTTTTTTGATTATTTAAAAAATGAAAAGGACGAATGCCTGACTTATCCGGACCATCATAATTTTTCTGATAGTGATTTAGATTTGATTCAAAATAAAGCAGGAAATAAAAGAATCATTACAACAGAAAAAGATTATGTACGTTTAAAAGATTCTAAACTTGCTCCACAATTGTACTATTTACCAATAAAAAGTACATTTATCAATCACCAGCAAAATTTTGACGCATCAATTCTGGAGTATGTTAAATTGAACTTAGAATCTTAG
- the rluF gene encoding 23S rRNA pseudouridine(2604) synthase RluF: MEENLKRLNKFIGETGYCSRREADKLIEEGRVTINGVVPEMGTKVSQNDEVRIDGKLIVEKHEKLVYLAFNKPVGIECTTNLEVRNNIVDYINYPKRIFPIGRLDKASEGLIFMTNDGDIVNKILRARNNHEKEYTVTVNKPITERFIQRMGNGIPILDTVTKKCKVEQISQFTFKIILTQGLNRQIRRMTEYLGYDVTALKRIRIINISLDVPVGRYRDLTDDEIKELNHLIEPSSKTEEASLPKVETPRRRTDFLSKNDVPKRRTDFISKDDPRFKKKGDY; the protein is encoded by the coding sequence ATGGAAGAGAATTTAAAACGTCTGAATAAATTTATTGGTGAAACAGGATATTGTTCCCGCCGTGAAGCCGATAAACTTATTGAAGAAGGACGCGTAACAATAAATGGTGTTGTACCAGAAATGGGAACGAAAGTTTCGCAAAATGACGAAGTGCGTATTGACGGAAAACTGATTGTTGAAAAACACGAAAAACTAGTTTACCTGGCTTTCAACAAACCGGTCGGAATTGAATGCACCACGAATCTTGAAGTTCGAAATAATATTGTAGATTATATTAATTACCCTAAACGTATTTTCCCAATTGGACGATTGGATAAAGCGAGTGAAGGATTAATTTTTATGACGAATGACGGCGATATTGTAAACAAAATTTTACGCGCCAGAAACAATCACGAAAAAGAATATACGGTAACGGTAAATAAACCTATTACAGAACGTTTTATACAGCGCATGGGAAATGGTATTCCGATTTTGGATACTGTGACTAAAAAATGTAAAGTAGAACAAATTAGCCAATTCACTTTTAAAATCATTTTAACGCAGGGTTTAAACCGTCAAATTCGTAGAATGACCGAATATTTAGGTTATGATGTAACGGCGCTTAAACGTATCAGAATCATCAATATTTCGCTTGATGTTCCTGTTGGTCGTTATCGTGATTTGACTGATGATGAAATTAAAGAATTAAATCATTTAATTGAACCGTCAAGCAAAACCGAAGAAGCAAGTTTGCCAAAAGTTGAAACTCCAAGGCGAAGAACTGATTTTTTATCAAAAAATGATGTTCCTAAACGACGAACAGATTTTATATCAAAGGATGATCCGAGATTTAAGAAAAAAGGAGATTACTAA
- the gap gene encoding type I glyceraldehyde-3-phosphate dehydrogenase, with amino-acid sequence MKTRIAINGFGRIGRNLFRLLLNHPDIEVVAINDIADNKTMSHLIKYDSIHGVLPFIVSRDETGIIVNEKHYLFFHEKSISNLDWKSHNIDFVIESTGKYKTHEELNAHIEAGAKKVILSAPSEVDSIKTVVLGVNENILDGSENIVSNASCTTNNAAPMIKIIDELCGIEQAYITTIHSYTTDQSLHDQPHKDLRRARGASQSIVPTTTGAAKALTKIFPKLHEKIGGCGIRVPVPDGSLTDITFNVKRAVTIEEINKAFQEASKTNLKGILDYTEDPIVSVDVIGNTHSCLFDAQLTSVIDKMVKVVGWYDNEIGYSSRLIDLILLIRKK; translated from the coding sequence TTGAAAACAAGAATTGCTATTAATGGTTTCGGAAGAATTGGTAGAAATTTATTCCGCTTACTTTTAAACCATCCTGATATTGAAGTCGTTGCCATCAACGATATTGCTGATAACAAAACTATGTCGCATTTGATAAAATACGACAGTATTCATGGGGTTTTGCCTTTTATTGTTAGTCGTGACGAAACAGGAATCATTGTTAATGAAAAACATTATTTGTTTTTTCATGAAAAAAGCATTTCAAATCTAGACTGGAAAAGCCATAATATTGACTTTGTAATTGAATCTACAGGAAAATATAAAACACACGAAGAACTTAATGCTCATATCGAAGCGGGAGCAAAAAAAGTAATTCTTTCTGCTCCATCAGAAGTTGATAGTATCAAAACGGTAGTGTTAGGTGTTAATGAAAATATTCTGGACGGAAGCGAAAATATAGTTTCGAATGCAAGTTGCACGACAAATAATGCCGCCCCGATGATAAAAATCATCGATGAATTGTGCGGAATCGAGCAAGCATACATCACAACCATACATTCTTACACAACAGACCAAAGTCTTCATGACCAGCCACATAAGGATTTACGCCGTGCGAGAGGTGCAAGTCAATCAATTGTTCCAACAACTACAGGTGCAGCTAAGGCATTAACAAAAATTTTTCCTAAATTGCATGAAAAAATCGGAGGTTGTGGAATTCGCGTTCCCGTTCCCGATGGTTCATTGACAGATATCACGTTTAATGTAAAACGTGCTGTTACTATTGAAGAAATAAATAAAGCATTTCAAGAAGCCTCAAAAACAAATTTAAAAGGAATATTAGATTATACAGAAGATCCTATCGTTTCTGTTGATGTAATTGGCAATACACATTCGTGTTTATTTGACGCACAACTTACTTCCGTTATTGATAAAATGGTAAAAGTTGTAGGTTGGTATGATAACGAAATTGGCTATTCATCAAGATTAATAGATTTGATTTTACTAATAAGAAAAAAATAA
- a CDS encoding KilA-N domain-containing protein — translation MAKLNKMEVNGNSISLLSNLEQDYICITDIARYKDPDHIDDIIKNWLRNRNTIELLGFWEILNNPDFKPVEFDGFKKQAGLNSFTMTAKKWIEATNAIGIVSKSGRYGGTYAHKDIAFEFASWISIEFKLYIIKEFQRLKEDENKTKNLDWNLQRTISKINYKIHTDAIKENLIPLSLTVAQKNFIYADEADTLNVAIFGKTAKQWRTENPDQKGNIRDIASIEQLVVLSNLESINAVLIQQEIQQVDRLMKLNEIAIVQMKSLTNTKAFDRLK, via the coding sequence ATGGCAAAATTGAATAAAATGGAGGTGAATGGTAATTCAATTTCATTGCTCTCGAACTTAGAACAAGATTATATTTGTATAACTGATATTGCGCGCTACAAGGATCCCGATCATATCGATGATATTATAAAAAATTGGTTGCGAAACAGAAATACTATTGAACTTTTAGGATTTTGGGAAATTTTAAATAATCCTGATTTTAAACCCGTCGAATTCGACGGGTTTAAAAAACAAGCTGGTTTGAATAGTTTTACCATGACTGCTAAAAAATGGATAGAAGCCACTAATGCTATTGGTATAGTATCTAAATCAGGGAGATACGGAGGGACTTATGCACATAAAGATATTGCATTTGAATTCGCTTCCTGGATTTCTATTGAGTTTAAACTCTATATTATTAAAGAGTTTCAGCGTCTAAAGGAAGATGAAAATAAAACCAAAAATTTAGATTGGAATTTACAAAGGACAATCTCTAAAATTAATTACAAAATCCATACTGACGCAATAAAGGAAAATTTGATTCCATTAAGTCTAACCGTGGCTCAAAAGAATTTTATTTATGCTGATGAAGCTGATACTTTAAATGTGGCTATTTTTGGGAAAACAGCAAAACAATGGCGGACTGAGAATCCTGATCAAAAAGGTAATATTAGAGATATTGCTTCAATAGAACAATTAGTTGTATTATCAAATCTTGAAAGTATTAATGCTGTTTTGATACAACAAGAAATACAGCAAGTCGATAGATTAATGAAGTTGAATGAAATTGCAATTGTTCAAATGAAATCTCTTACTAATACTAAAGCATTTGATAGATTGAAGTAA
- a CDS encoding magnesium transporter CorA family protein, producing the protein MIKPCNFEMKAFYNNNNGLIETKEWTPNCWVNIESPSETEKKYLLEELQIPEAFYNDIEDIDERPRIEIEDGWTLIIMRVPIKSNDVKLPFQTIPMGLIFKEDVCVTISFYKTEIISDFVQYTKRKNIHIKDNFDLVLRLLLSSSVWYLKYLKQINQKIKLAEDNLEKSIKNEELQALLQIEKCLVFFITSLKGNHVLFHRIKNLKAHREHFDPDLLEDVDIELGQAQDTANIYSNILTGMMDAYASVISNNMNNIMKQMTSISIILMIPTLIASLYGMNVPNGLEESKYGFWILLFVSVILSSVGAFLFKRRRWF; encoded by the coding sequence ATGATAAAACCCTGCAATTTTGAAATGAAAGCCTTTTACAATAACAACAACGGATTAATCGAGACAAAAGAATGGACTCCAAATTGCTGGGTCAACATTGAATCTCCATCAGAAACAGAAAAAAAATATTTACTCGAAGAACTTCAAATTCCCGAAGCCTTTTATAATGATATCGAAGATATCGACGAAAGACCTCGTATTGAGATAGAAGACGGCTGGACACTAATCATTATGCGTGTTCCTATAAAAAGCAATGATGTTAAGTTGCCTTTTCAAACCATCCCAATGGGATTAATTTTTAAAGAAGACGTTTGTGTGACCATCAGCTTTTATAAAACAGAAATCATTTCTGATTTTGTACAATACACCAAAAGAAAAAATATTCATATAAAAGATAATTTCGATCTGGTTTTAAGATTGTTATTATCATCGAGTGTTTGGTATTTAAAATACCTGAAACAAATTAATCAAAAGATAAAACTGGCCGAAGATAATTTAGAGAAGTCGATTAAAAATGAAGAATTACAGGCGCTTTTGCAAATAGAAAAATGTCTGGTCTTTTTTATTACTTCCTTAAAAGGAAACCATGTTTTGTTTCACCGAATCAAAAATTTGAAAGCCCACAGAGAACACTTTGATCCTGATTTGCTGGAAGATGTTGATATCGAATTAGGTCAGGCGCAGGACACTGCTAATATCTACAGCAATATTTTGACCGGAATGATGGATGCGTATGCTTCGGTAATTTCGAATAATATGAATAATATAATGAAGCAAATGACTTCGATTTCTATTATTTTGATGATCCCAACTTTAATTGCAAGTTTATACGGAATGAATGTCCCTAATGGATTAGAAGAAAGTAAATATGGTTTTTGGATTCTTCTTTTCGTATCCGTTATTTTGTCTTCTGTAGGAGCATTTTTATTTAAAAGAAGAAGATGGTTCTGA